From a single Arachis hypogaea cultivar Tifrunner chromosome 3, arahy.Tifrunner.gnm2.J5K5, whole genome shotgun sequence genomic region:
- the LOC112789871 gene encoding transcription factor TCP3, with protein sequence MGMRSNSNKGGEIIQVEGGHIVRSTGRKDRHSKVYTAKGPRDRRVRLSAHTAIEFYDVQDRLGYDRPSKAVDWLIKKAQPSIDKLAELPPWHPPLSAAPLQQDQEEEEEEEEHNNDIINQQFHSSSHLLQIQQQQQQNLETDPIAFFPTSSATPSMNFQNYPHEMISRTANNNVNPITEDLGLSLHPFQQAPSNQHQGTLFAAGSSNNVGFESQYQKIVAWNNEAATMDINRVGFMVNPQQNHHHHPFLGQSVSGSLQSSFPPPSLRSWGEIPMNPNSSEQQHSRPQQLIHHASIFGSRFVSDGLAAGFCIPARIQGDQENHHGVASNTTPSSASPHSHH encoded by the coding sequence ATGGGGATGAGGAGCAATAGTAATAAAGGAGGAGAAATTATTCAAGTTGAAGGGGGCCACATTGTGAGGTCCACAGGGAGAAAAGACCGCCACAGTAAGGTCTACACCGCCAAAGGACCACGCGATAGAAGGGTCAGGCTATCCGCCCACACCGCCATCGAATTCTACGACGTTCAGGACCGTCTCGGCTACGACCGCCCCAGCAAGGCCGTCGATTGGCTCATCAAGAAAGCTCAGCCCTCCATCGACAAGCTAGCCGAGCTTCCTCCCTGGCACCCACCTCTCTCAGCCGCTCCGCTGCAGCAGGatcaagaagaagaggaggaggaggaggaacataATAATGATATTATTAATCAGCAATTCCATTCGTCTTCACACTTGCTTCAGATTCAGCAACAGCAGCAACAAAACCTTGAAACTGACCCCATAGCTTTCTTCCCTACAAGCTCAGCTACTCCCTCTATGAATTTCCAAAACTACCCTCACGAGATGATTTCAAGAACCGCCAACAACAACGTTAACCCCATTACGGAAGATCTTGGACTTTCACTCCACCCGTTTCAACAAGCACCTTCCAATCAACATCAAGGTACTCTCTTTGCTGCTGGATCCAGTAACAACGTCGGATTTGAGAGCCAGTATCAGAAGATTGTAGCTTGGAACAACGAAGCTGCTACCATGGATATCAACAGGGTAGGGTTCATGGTGAACCCGCAGcagaatcatcatcatcatccatttCTAGGCCAAAGTGTGAGTGGGTCCCTTCAGTCAAGTTTTCCACCACCATCACTTAGATCTTGGGGTGAAATTCCGATGAACCCAAACTCCTCGGAACAACAACACAGCAGGCCACAACAACTGATTCACCATGCTTCCATATTTGGAAGCAGGTTTGTTTCTGATGGATTAGCAGCAGGGTTTTGCATTCCAGCTAGAATTCAAGGCGACCAAGAGAACCATCATGGAGTTGCTTCTAACACCACTCCATCTTCTGCTTCTCCTCATTCTCACCACTGA